The following are encoded together in the Bacillus sp. V2I10 genome:
- the sspL gene encoding small, acid-soluble spore protein L produces MSSKFTGSNRGKAAPSVNPQGQGKDTEFSTEPKSELENRAKKSNTKI; encoded by the coding sequence ATGAGCAGTAAATTTACAGGATCAAACCGCGGTAAAGCAGCACCAAGCGTGAATCCACAAGGCCAAGGAAAAGATACTGAGTTTTCAACTGAACCTAAAAGCGAGCTTGAGAATCGAGCTAAAAAATCCAATACGAAAATTTAG
- a CDS encoding cysteine dioxygenase family protein, whose protein sequence is MNLSERMQTILGSVHSASKMELLEALKSLNIQIEELKPFLKNERNKPYYRKLLYKNERLELLVMNWSELECVPHDHGKSHGWIQVINGVSENTVYEVIENQLPSELFTEIKEKGRSFFAPKGGVHKMGESKGTNLVTLHLYSPPITGMKVYDLEKCAACVVSDDCGAWWPDEIHQKVKDIKLKKAAE, encoded by the coding sequence TTGAATCTCTCTGAAAGGATGCAAACCATTCTTGGAAGTGTTCATTCAGCATCGAAAATGGAATTATTGGAAGCTTTAAAAAGTCTGAACATACAGATAGAAGAATTGAAGCCCTTCTTAAAAAACGAACGGAATAAACCATACTACCGAAAGCTTCTATATAAAAATGAAAGACTTGAATTACTTGTGATGAACTGGTCTGAACTGGAATGTGTACCCCATGATCACGGGAAGTCGCATGGTTGGATTCAAGTCATAAACGGGGTTTCTGAAAACACGGTTTATGAAGTGATAGAAAATCAGCTGCCTTCTGAATTATTTACAGAAATAAAGGAGAAAGGAAGGAGCTTTTTTGCACCAAAAGGAGGGGTGCATAAAATGGGGGAGTCTAAGGGCACAAACCTGGTGACGCTTCACCTCTATTCTCCGCCAATCACCGGAATGAAGGTGTATGATCTCGAAAAGTGTGCAGCATGCGTAGTTTCTGATGATTGCGGGGCATGGTGGCCTGATGAAATACATCAAAAAGTAAAAGATATAAAATTGAAAAAAGCTGCGGAATAA
- a CDS encoding nucleotide excision repair endonuclease, producing MIKIEIPRADVVLTRNPVKGQPVEAPLSSEYGFTDYNRIPRDKGGIFMFYNINDELLFVGKARKLRQRIKKHFEDTVSPIKNNRDEVHEIAVCIVDNAVDREIYETYIINELQAKYNVDKVFYK from the coding sequence ATGATCAAAATTGAAATACCTAGAGCAGATGTTGTTTTGACTAGAAATCCGGTTAAAGGCCAGCCTGTTGAGGCTCCATTAAGCAGTGAATACGGTTTTACTGATTACAACAGAATTCCCCGCGATAAAGGCGGAATTTTTATGTTTTACAATATCAATGATGAGCTATTGTTTGTAGGAAAAGCTCGCAAACTTAGACAAAGAATCAAAAAACATTTTGAAGATACCGTATCTCCAATCAAAAATAACCGTGATGAAGTACATGAAATTGCTGTTTGCATCGTAGACAATGCAGTGGATCGTGAAATTTACGAGACTTACATTATTAATGAGCTTCAGGCTAAATATAATGTAGATAAAGTTTTCTATAAATAA
- a CDS encoding MFS transporter: MSMYLHELINNYQSYNRNIKLAIAANIMTQIGMGIFMTLYNLYLRDLGYSELTNGNVIALTALAQTIFLVPAGFLSDRTGRKNVMLIGALFASMTLLGRSIFEWEMMLLILAFASGAFMSFIQVSMFSFGWATMGPLSTFIVAKYGSYWGYSYVFLITGMIYFIGALYFLFVFKEKKNSFISESAAV, encoded by the coding sequence ATGAGCATGTATCTGCATGAATTAATCAATAATTATCAGTCGTATAACAGGAACATCAAGCTTGCCATAGCCGCAAATATCATGACTCAAATCGGCATGGGCATTTTCATGACCCTTTATAATCTATATTTGCGTGATCTTGGATACAGTGAATTAACGAATGGAAATGTGATTGCACTGACAGCACTTGCCCAAACGATTTTTTTGGTACCGGCTGGTTTTCTGAGTGATAGGACCGGCAGAAAAAACGTGATGCTGATCGGTGCATTATTTGCCTCCATGACCCTGCTTGGCCGATCTATTTTTGAATGGGAGATGATGCTCCTCATCCTCGCTTTTGCCAGCGGAGCTTTTATGTCTTTTATTCAAGTATCCATGTTTTCATTCGGCTGGGCAACGATGGGGCCGCTTTCAACTTTCATTGTTGCAAAGTATGGATCTTATTGGGGCTACTCCTATGTTTTTTTGATAACCGGCATGATCTATTTTATTGGGGCTCTCTACTTTTTATTTGTGTTTAAAGAAAAGAAAAACAGCTTCATTAGTGAATCTGCGGCTGTTTAA
- a CDS encoding DUF1292 domain-containing protein, which yields MDKIEVGEIFTISDENDQEQEVEVLGVLTVEGTEYVAVGFVEEIQQETEEDIDIYFLRVDEEGDFTAIESDDEFDKVSAAFDELMEEEED from the coding sequence ATGGATAAAATTGAAGTAGGCGAGATTTTCACAATCAGCGATGAGAACGATCAGGAGCAGGAAGTAGAAGTTCTTGGGGTATTAACAGTAGAAGGCACAGAATATGTTGCAGTCGGGTTTGTAGAAGAAATACAGCAGGAAACTGAAGAAGACATTGATATTTATTTTCTTCGAGTAGACGAAGAAGGAGATTTCACTGCAATCGAGAGCGACGATGAGTTCGATAAAGTATCTGCTGCATTTGACGAATTGATGGAAGAAGAAGAAGATTGA
- a CDS encoding phosphatidate cytidylyltransferase has protein sequence MKERVITGIIILILFMIPFYIGAFWFTYLAMVLAIIAFHELTTIIKIRKYGTKYFVGLAGIVLLFLPLLPFLNVTFEIIQIKVLLALVLFFLTSTVFNTEYSIEKAGTLLIGVLYIGFGFVFLAEARIDEGLSWTLAVLISIWATDSGAYFVGRKFGKSKLAEKVSPNKTIEGSIGGIIIALIIGLIMQMSFQPFDNYGETVLLIFVVSIAGQVGDLVESALKRHFKVKDSGKLLPGHGGILDRLDSWIFVFIGLKLIGLI, from the coding sequence ATGAAAGAACGCGTCATCACCGGCATTATTATCTTGATTTTATTCATGATTCCATTTTACATTGGGGCATTCTGGTTTACTTATTTAGCAATGGTACTGGCCATAATTGCCTTTCATGAATTAACTACCATCATAAAAATACGGAAATATGGGACGAAATATTTCGTAGGTCTTGCAGGAATCGTCCTGTTATTTCTCCCGCTGCTTCCGTTTTTGAATGTAACGTTTGAGATTATCCAAATTAAAGTGCTGCTGGCACTCGTTTTGTTTTTCTTGACATCCACTGTCTTTAATACTGAATATTCGATTGAAAAGGCTGGAACGCTGCTGATCGGTGTTCTGTATATCGGATTTGGCTTTGTGTTTTTGGCCGAAGCAAGAATTGATGAAGGACTTAGCTGGACGTTAGCTGTTTTAATCTCAATTTGGGCAACTGATTCAGGAGCCTATTTTGTCGGCAGAAAGTTTGGTAAATCGAAGCTTGCTGAAAAGGTGAGCCCGAATAAGACGATTGAAGGTTCAATCGGGGGAATCATCATTGCTCTTATTATTGGCCTTATTATGCAAATGAGTTTTCAGCCATTTGACAATTACGGTGAAACGGTTCTGCTCATTTTCGTCGTTTCTATTGCCGGTCAAGTTGGGGACCTGGTAGAATCAGCTTTAAAACGCCACTTCAAAGTAAAAGATTCGGGCAAGCTGCTTCCTGGACATGGTGGAATTTTGGACAGGCTGGACAGCTGGATCTTTGTTTTCATCGGATTAAAGTTAATCGGGCTAATTTAA
- a CDS encoding FAD-binding oxidoreductase yields the protein MKKIIIVGAGILGASAAYHLTKLGADVTVIDRKDAGQATDAAAGIVCPWVSQRRNQAWYKLAKGGARYYPELIKELQKDGETDTGYKQVGAIILHREEDKIKKIQERALKRKEDAPEIGSITPLSKEETKNSFPPLSEDFFSVHIEGAARVDGRALRDSLLRAAVKKGAVYIHGNAKLLFECEHVKGVYADGKSLYADEVIICAGAWANELLKPLGLTFKVTYQKAQIAHLKMEDANTSAWPVVMPPSDQYLLAFDEQRIVAGATHENNIEGFDTRITAGGLQEVFNKALETAPGLEECTFLEARTGFRPFTPGFLPVVGFVPGWRGLAAANGLGASGLTMGPYIGRELAKLALGMELEIDLKQYEINGALGD from the coding sequence ATGAAAAAAATCATTATTGTAGGTGCAGGCATATTAGGTGCATCTGCTGCTTATCACTTAACAAAGCTCGGGGCTGATGTCACAGTCATTGACCGTAAAGATGCAGGACAAGCAACTGATGCTGCGGCAGGAATAGTTTGTCCCTGGGTGTCACAGCGCAGGAATCAAGCCTGGTATAAGCTTGCCAAGGGAGGAGCGAGGTACTATCCCGAACTGATTAAAGAACTTCAAAAAGATGGAGAAACAGACACGGGTTATAAACAGGTTGGCGCGATTATCCTTCATCGTGAAGAAGATAAAATCAAGAAGATCCAAGAACGGGCCTTGAAAAGAAAAGAAGATGCACCAGAAATCGGCAGCATTACTCCTTTATCCAAAGAAGAGACAAAAAATAGCTTTCCTCCACTCTCAGAAGACTTTTTCTCTGTTCATATTGAAGGAGCTGCACGTGTAGATGGACGTGCCCTAAGAGACTCCCTTTTGAGAGCTGCCGTGAAAAAGGGAGCCGTTTATATTCATGGGAATGCTAAGCTCCTATTTGAATGTGAACACGTTAAGGGAGTGTATGCTGATGGTAAAAGTCTTTATGCAGATGAGGTCATAATCTGTGCAGGAGCTTGGGCAAATGAACTATTAAAGCCACTTGGCTTGACCTTTAAAGTCACCTACCAAAAAGCTCAGATCGCCCATTTGAAAATGGAAGATGCAAATACGTCCGCCTGGCCGGTAGTCATGCCTCCCAGTGATCAATATCTGCTTGCATTCGATGAGCAGCGGATCGTGGCCGGAGCCACTCATGAAAATAATATTGAGGGGTTTGATACGAGAATCACAGCCGGCGGACTTCAGGAGGTATTTAATAAAGCTTTAGAAACAGCACCCGGCTTAGAAGAATGTACCTTTCTTGAAGCTAGAACCGGCTTTAGGCCATTCACTCCGGGCTTTTTGCCTGTTGTTGGATTCGTTCCTGGCTGGAGAGGCTTAGCAGCCGCAAATGGACTCGGAGCATCCGGGCTGACGATGGGGCCTTATATTGGTCGTGAGCTTGCAAAGCTTGCACTAGGCATGGAGCTTGAAATTGATCTTAAGCAATATGAAATAAATGGTGCATTGGGGGACTGA
- a CDS encoding PliI family lysozyme inhibitor of I-type lysozyme — protein MKGNSAFFAEFYSAAEYDRFIVTEEIGDVTGDGIPDTVFLTANQTAPDSSYLNNITLNIKGRNGQVQQIPLKENAGYDPSLFLGDFTGDKVKDILVVINSGGSGGYIYTYVFSYTDRSFKQIFDSEAFNDSKKYEVLYLDQFKAQVDSLKPAKRYILDLRYKGEEYLNEIYKKDGTLKEPIEGWVAPLSGLYPVDFERDGIYELDAYQNIAGRYSADGLGYMMNVLKWDGREFVTDRQSIAIFGEDKE, from the coding sequence ATGAAAGGAAACAGCGCTTTTTTCGCAGAATTCTATTCTGCTGCAGAGTATGACAGATTTATTGTGACAGAAGAAATAGGAGACGTCACAGGAGATGGCATTCCTGATACTGTTTTTTTGACGGCCAATCAAACTGCCCCTGACAGTTCTTATCTGAACAATATTACGCTTAATATCAAGGGAAGAAATGGCCAGGTACAGCAAATTCCCTTAAAAGAAAATGCAGGATATGATCCATCTTTATTTTTGGGTGATTTTACTGGCGATAAAGTGAAAGATATTTTAGTAGTCATTAATTCCGGCGGCAGCGGCGGCTATATATACACCTATGTATTTTCGTACACGGACAGGAGCTTCAAGCAGATTTTCGACTCTGAAGCTTTTAATGATTCAAAAAAATATGAAGTTTTATATCTAGATCAATTCAAAGCACAAGTGGATAGCTTAAAGCCTGCTAAACGATATATACTTGATCTTCGGTATAAAGGGGAAGAGTACCTAAACGAAATTTACAAGAAAGACGGCACTTTAAAGGAACCTATAGAGGGGTGGGTAGCTCCGCTGTCAGGGCTGTACCCTGTTGATTTTGAACGTGACGGTATATATGAACTGGATGCGTATCAGAATATTGCAGGCAGGTATAGTGCAGATGGGCTGGGATACATGATGAATGTTTTGAAGTGGGACGGACGTGAATTTGTGACAGATCGGCAAAGCATCGCGATTTTTGGAGAGGATAAAGAATAA
- a CDS encoding transposase has protein sequence MNGIPNDGHNLPFGDAVFFAEFTAQEKIIAVKRYSEGTEGHKTIAKSIGASDGVLHAWIQQYHFHRERAFIKRYTTYSVTINSEFFYHLEFESVKQ, from the coding sequence TTGAACGGCATCCCAAATGATGGACACAATCTACCATTTGGAGATGCAGTTTTTTTTGCTGAATTTACAGCGCAAGAAAAAATTATAGCCGTTAAGCGATATTCAGAAGGAACAGAAGGACATAAAACGATCGCTAAATCCATTGGAGCATCAGATGGGGTGTTACACGCTTGGATCCAGCAGTATCACTTTCACAGGGAAAGAGCTTTTATCAAACGCTATACAACCTATTCGGTGACGATAAACTCTGAGTTTTTTTATCACCTTGAATTTGAAAGTGTTAAACAATAG
- a CDS encoding cupredoxin domain-containing protein: MRFVLIKKKWILFGAALFALAGIGGWYYFNPLANPALKMENSSMNLEIHMVTGEFKSKTADGKEIEAYRWDPGTIYIPQGKQVTLNIHGVNGNEHPFRIEGTEIKGIVKKGSKTAIPLKFKEEGIYRLICDTHSHHGQGVPMVAYIVVD, encoded by the coding sequence ATGCGTTTTGTCTTAATAAAAAAGAAATGGATTTTATTTGGAGCAGCTCTCTTCGCATTGGCAGGCATTGGCGGCTGGTATTACTTCAATCCTTTAGCCAACCCTGCTTTAAAAATGGAAAACAGCAGTATGAACTTAGAGATTCATATGGTGACTGGAGAATTTAAATCAAAAACGGCGGATGGCAAAGAAATTGAGGCTTATAGATGGGACCCAGGCACGATCTATATTCCTCAAGGAAAACAAGTTACATTAAATATTCATGGTGTGAATGGCAATGAACATCCATTTCGTATTGAAGGAACAGAAATTAAAGGCATTGTAAAGAAAGGCTCTAAAACGGCAATTCCTTTAAAATTTAAAGAAGAAGGCATCTATCGTCTCATTTGCGATACACATTCGCATCACGGACAAGGCGTCCCGATGGTTGCATATATAGTTGTTGATTAA